A region from the Prevotella melaninogenica genome encodes:
- the radC gene encoding RadC family protein yields the protein MNSELIKLSITHWAEADRPREKLERLGAGALSDAELLAILIGSGTPKESAVDLMKRILNDCNNNLNTLGKLSIRDLEQYKGIGSAKAITILAACELGKRRQKATVEEAPILNSAENIYQFMHTAIQDLDIEEGWVLMMKQNFRLIEAKRISVGGLTMAPVDIRLMMKEVLLKNTTVLAFCHNHPSGSTNPSREDDMLTSHIHKACELLHIHFADHVILTDGGYFSYREEGKL from the coding sequence ATGAATTCTGAATTAATCAAACTCTCTATCACTCACTGGGCAGAGGCTGATCGCCCACGCGAAAAACTTGAAAGACTGGGGGCTGGTGCGCTCAGTGATGCTGAATTACTGGCTATTCTGATTGGTTCTGGCACACCAAAAGAGAGTGCGGTAGACCTAATGAAGCGTATTCTCAATGACTGTAATAATAATCTAAATACACTTGGAAAGCTTTCTATTCGCGACTTAGAGCAATACAAGGGTATTGGTTCTGCAAAGGCAATCACTATCCTCGCAGCTTGTGAATTAGGTAAAAGACGGCAGAAAGCGACAGTGGAAGAGGCGCCAATACTCAATAGTGCCGAGAATATCTACCAGTTTATGCACACGGCGATACAAGACCTTGATATCGAAGAAGGCTGGGTTTTAATGATGAAACAGAACTTCCGACTCATCGAAGCCAAGCGCATTTCGGTGGGTGGACTTACTATGGCACCTGTTGATATCCGATTGATGATGAAGGAAGTTTTGTTGAAGAATACAACCGTTTTGGCTTTTTGTCACAATCACCCGAGTGGAAGTACGAACCCAAGTCGTGAAGATGATATGCTGACGTCACATATTCACAAGGCTTGCGAACTGCTTCATATCCATTTTGCCGACCATGTAATACTCACCGATGGAGGGTATTTCTCATATCGAGAGGAAGGAAAGTTATAG
- a CDS encoding four helix bundle protein, giving the protein MLKREKNILLEKVDAYSNRIIRLYKYLKDEKKEFIMSKQLLRSGTSIGANILESQSAQSSADFIHKLEIALKEAKETHYWLEKLFAGEYINDVGYQSMSNDNIEIIKLLTSIIVTKKRNMRSGLDIRF; this is encoded by the coding sequence ATGCTTAAACGTGAGAAGAATATTCTATTAGAGAAGGTTGATGCCTATAGCAATAGAATAATACGTCTATATAAGTATCTTAAAGACGAAAAAAAGGAGTTTATTATGTCTAAACAGCTCCTTAGAAGTGGAACCAGTATTGGTGCGAATATATTAGAAAGTCAGAGTGCACAAAGCTCCGCTGATTTTATACACAAACTGGAGATAGCGCTTAAAGAAGCTAAGGAAACTCATTATTGGCTTGAAAAACTCTTTGCAGGTGAGTATATTAATGATGTCGGATATCAGTCTATGAGTAATGATAATATAGAGATAATCAAGTTGTTAACTTCTATTATTGTAACGAAAAAGAGGAATATGAGAAGTGGACTTGATATCAGGTTTTAG
- a CDS encoding glycosyltransferase, with protein sequence MKYSIIVPVFNRPDEVDELLESLLSQEEKDFEVVIVEDGSKIPCKEVCDKYADRLDLHYYYKENSGPGQSRNYGAERAKGEYLLILDSDVVLPKGYIRAVSEELEREPADAFGGPDCAHDSFTDTQKAISYSMTSFFTTGGIRGGKKKLDKFYPRSFNMGIRRDVYQELGGFSKMRFGEDIDFSIRIFKAGKRCRLFPEAWVWHKRRTDFRKFWKQVYNSGIARINLYKKYPESLKLVHLLPMVFTVGTALLVLMISFGLFLQCFPIVSAFGCLLIIMGLLPLVLYSVIICVDSTMQNKSLKIGLLSIEAAFIQLTGYGCGFLSAWWKRCVCGMDEFSAYEKNFYS encoded by the coding sequence ATGAAGTACAGCATCATTGTTCCTGTTTTCAACCGTCCAGATGAGGTTGATGAACTATTGGAGAGCCTGCTCAGCCAGGAAGAAAAGGATTTTGAGGTCGTTATCGTTGAAGATGGTTCGAAAATTCCATGTAAGGAGGTGTGCGATAAGTATGCTGATAGGCTTGATCTGCATTATTACTATAAGGAAAATTCTGGTCCGGGACAGAGCCGTAACTATGGTGCTGAGCGTGCTAAAGGAGAGTATCTGCTCATCCTTGATTCCGATGTTGTACTTCCCAAAGGATATATCCGTGCAGTGAGCGAGGAGTTAGAACGTGAACCAGCTGATGCTTTTGGTGGTCCTGACTGTGCACACGATTCTTTCACAGATACCCAGAAGGCTATTTCTTATTCAATGACTTCGTTTTTTACGACGGGAGGAATACGTGGTGGTAAAAAGAAACTTGACAAGTTCTATCCTCGTTCATTTAATATGGGTATCCGCCGTGATGTCTATCAGGAGTTGGGAGGTTTCTCAAAGATGCGTTTTGGAGAGGATATCGACTTCTCGATTCGTATCTTTAAGGCTGGAAAGCGCTGCCGACTGTTCCCTGAGGCATGGGTTTGGCACAAGCGTCGTACGGACTTCCGCAAGTTCTGGAAGCAGGTTTATAATTCTGGTATAGCTCGAATCAATCTCTATAAGAAGTACCCTGAATCACTGAAACTGGTCCATCTCTTGCCGATGGTATTTACTGTTGGAACGGCTTTACTTGTCTTGATGATTTCGTTTGGTTTATTCTTGCAGTGTTTCCCGATAGTCAGTGCATTCGGATGTCTTCTCATTATAATGGGGTTGCTACCATTGGTGCTGTACAGTGTTATCATCTGTGTTGATTCAACCATGCAAAATAAGAGCTTAAAGATAGGTCTTCTAAGTATCGAAGCTGCCTTTATTCAACTCACTGGTTATGGTTGTGGCTTCCTCAGTGCATGGTGGAAACGCTGTGTGTGTGGTATGGATGAATTCTCCGCATACGAAAAGAACTTCTATAGTTAA
- a CDS encoding DeoR/GlpR family DNA-binding transcription regulator, with the protein MTKEERQNAILDQLLTQESVLVSDLATSLDVSLVTIRKDLTELEKAGKLYRSHGKAILINPFTNNRSVNEKGKLNVEEKQLIGAEAVRLLVKDDSIILASGTTIHALACNIRPEGRLTIVSASLQATMTLAANDNIDIIQLGGMVRHSSVSVIGQYSMEILCGCSFTKLFLGVDGIDLDFGISTTDIREAELNRSMMQAAQKTIVLADSSKFGRRGFAKISGLEDVDIIITDSKIPQSVANKIEEMGIELIIAGQQGVQ; encoded by the coding sequence ATGACAAAAGAAGAAAGGCAAAATGCCATTCTCGACCAGCTTCTGACACAAGAGTCCGTATTGGTTTCCGATTTGGCAACCTCTTTGGATGTGTCATTAGTAACGATACGAAAAGACTTAACCGAACTTGAAAAGGCAGGAAAGCTCTATCGAAGTCATGGTAAGGCTATTCTCATCAACCCATTTACCAACAATCGTTCGGTAAATGAGAAGGGAAAGTTGAATGTAGAAGAGAAACAACTCATCGGAGCAGAGGCTGTTAGACTACTTGTAAAAGACGACTCTATCATTCTTGCATCAGGAACGACCATCCATGCGTTGGCTTGTAACATCCGTCCAGAGGGTAGACTGACAATTGTTTCAGCAAGCCTGCAGGCCACAATGACCTTGGCTGCCAACGATAACATTGATATTATCCAGCTTGGTGGTATGGTTCGTCACAGTAGCGTATCGGTTATTGGGCAATATAGTATGGAGATTTTGTGTGGATGTTCATTCACAAAACTATTCTTGGGTGTGGATGGTATCGACCTTGACTTTGGTATTTCAACAACTGACATACGCGAAGCAGAGCTAAACAGAAGTATGATGCAGGCAGCACAAAAGACAATTGTCTTAGCCGACTCAAGCAAGTTTGGTCGTCGAGGCTTTGCAAAGATTAGCGGATTGGAGGATGTTGACATCATCATTACCGACTCAAAGATACCGCAGTCTGTCGCCAACAAGATTGAAGAAATGGGCATAGAACTAATCATTGCAGGCCAACAGGGCGTGCAATAA
- a CDS encoding 1-acyl-sn-glycerol-3-phosphate acyltransferase, whose protein sequence is MKIPSEFDPIRPFEPEELPAVYDRILADKQFQMVLAYLYPDVPAEAIAKKMHACKTNLEFQKAFCYPFLQRLVTELSLGCSIDAVNISTHNRYTFVSNHRDIVLDSAFLDKLLIDVGFTTTCEIAIGDNLLSQDWVRDLVRINKSFTVERALHSVEMLRASKRMSEYIHFAIAEKNENIWIAQREGRAKNSNDLTQPAILKMMTMGGEGTIVERLKQLHIVPLAISYEYDPCDYLKAREYQLRRDLPYWKKTAEDDLESMLVGIKGYKGHIFYKCAPCIDEWLDTVDEELPKNKLFDAIAAHIDHEIHSNYKLYPINYVALDMIQDTRVYEEYYTAEDYQNFNAYLDGQIEKIEIENRDDKFLRTCLLTQYAYPAKNYIAASSESGRFKSLLNRLTFKK, encoded by the coding sequence ATGAAAATACCATCAGAGTTTGATCCTATCCGTCCGTTTGAGCCGGAAGAATTACCAGCTGTTTATGATCGGATTCTTGCTGACAAGCAGTTTCAAATGGTGCTGGCATACCTTTACCCTGATGTTCCAGCAGAGGCGATAGCAAAGAAAATGCACGCTTGCAAGACAAATCTTGAATTTCAAAAAGCGTTCTGCTATCCTTTCCTCCAGCGCCTTGTCACTGAGTTAAGCTTAGGTTGTAGCATAGATGCGGTGAATATCAGCACTCACAATCGTTACACCTTTGTCAGCAACCATCGTGACATCGTACTCGACTCTGCCTTCCTCGACAAGCTACTCATTGATGTAGGCTTTACCACCACATGTGAGATTGCTATCGGTGACAACCTCCTTTCACAAGACTGGGTGCGTGACTTAGTGCGTATCAACAAGTCGTTTACCGTAGAGCGTGCTCTCCATTCGGTTGAAATGTTACGTGCCAGCAAACGTATGTCAGAGTATATCCACTTCGCTATTGCTGAGAAAAACGAGAATATTTGGATTGCACAACGAGAGGGAAGAGCTAAGAACTCTAACGACCTTACCCAACCTGCTATCTTGAAGATGATGACCATGGGTGGCGAAGGCACCATCGTTGAGCGTCTAAAACAGCTCCACATCGTTCCGTTAGCCATCTCATACGAATACGATCCATGCGACTATCTCAAAGCACGTGAGTATCAGTTACGCCGTGACCTACCTTATTGGAAGAAGACAGCAGAGGACGACCTTGAGAGTATGTTAGTAGGCATCAAGGGTTACAAGGGCCACATCTTCTACAAATGTGCGCCATGCATTGACGAATGGCTTGACACAGTAGATGAGGAGCTACCTAAGAACAAGCTCTTCGATGCTATTGCAGCCCACATCGATCACGAGATTCACAGTAATTACAAACTCTACCCTATCAACTACGTGGCATTAGATATGATTCAGGACACACGTGTTTACGAAGAGTATTATACTGCAGAAGACTATCAGAACTTCAATGCTTATCTTGATGGTCAGATTGAGAAGATTGAAATTGAGAATCGCGATGATAAGTTCTTACGCACTTGCCTACTGACACAGTATGCTTACCCTGCAAAGAATTACATTGCTGCATCATCTGAAAGCGGTCGTTTTAAATCGCTGCTAAACCGTCTCACCTTTAAGAAATAA
- a CDS encoding thiol protease/hemagglutinin PrtT, translated as MIKSLFYFNVKRTIFSAHNRMLQRGLLVLSFLCSVSANYADNVDFKTALRIAKAYVNVSQKTVKNLKTRAAATATQQPYYVFNDDAGKGFVVVAGDDKMGKVLAYSHEASLDMNNLNPEARYLFDSYRQVYEALGKNKTLTTRASKTTRVEDAVEPLLKSKWGQYDPYDKLTHYPTGCVATAVAQVMYYHQWPEKGKGTASYTVTYDKTIRSADFSQSHYDWANMLPDYKNKKSTVQQRDAVALLMNDVGIATAMQYTPHASGTQSYMAERALRDYFDYDAALIERSDEGIANFVDILKKEIRNGFPLYMSGTASGGGSGHAWVCDGFDNEDRFHMNLGWDGQADGYYSVTALSITSTGQEFNGKPLAFNRKLHVIAIHPNKPNTPKLDADIAYKSPNISFRLGSEMAFIGDVPTVLSDNVKLMYSNFTNQSNEPFEGEVGVGLYDEEGKLVKTFPYSKKGTDIFTKAHFIYSDGKMVSGAFIEEAITFTLDFSTLTNGIYTLSPIAARLQKDATLGAWVRMKKAPRVVMKVESGKISYLELPSKTPSYQLAAEPKFSSKLITGETNSLQLYIHKLDAQPFDGRVKVDLINSRNEVIYSSQTTSIVDFDMYATTRVRLPFNLPYGVTPGEYHLRTTITNVDNQICQVHDRPLQEPYKVQVEDGKKPETFANIRIFIQDNSENSIPSEEINVLKSPTFRINCMAFLGKNVHYKSSLTLYLIDNQTDVSIPVMKTPLQVDLTKEGSMTMITSDWIDPKVEQLINNRRYRVALIGVEDGRNIDLIPSSLKPTFISIINNGVTNGINETRFKDIIQFSDGRLYVQQQGLKRVEVYAMNGALVTSSTANGADNLSLTLPKGTYVVRITTQGGRYTSVIR; from the coding sequence ATGATAAAGTCATTATTTTATTTTAACGTCAAAAGGACGATATTCTCAGCACATAATCGTATGTTGCAAAGAGGATTACTCGTTCTTTCCTTCCTATGTTCCGTATCAGCAAACTATGCTGATAACGTTGATTTCAAGACAGCTTTGCGCATTGCCAAAGCGTATGTAAATGTCAGTCAAAAGACAGTCAAGAACTTAAAGACACGTGCGGCAGCAACAGCAACACAACAACCTTACTATGTTTTCAACGATGATGCAGGCAAAGGCTTTGTAGTCGTTGCGGGCGATGATAAGATGGGAAAGGTGTTAGCCTACAGCCACGAGGCTTCGCTTGATATGAACAACCTCAACCCAGAAGCACGCTATCTCTTCGATTCCTATCGACAGGTATATGAAGCATTGGGTAAGAATAAGACTCTTACTACACGTGCAAGCAAAACAACAAGGGTAGAAGATGCAGTTGAACCACTGCTAAAAAGTAAGTGGGGACAGTACGATCCTTACGATAAACTGACGCATTATCCAACGGGCTGTGTAGCTACAGCTGTGGCACAGGTTATGTATTATCACCAATGGCCAGAGAAAGGAAAGGGAACAGCAAGTTATACAGTGACTTATGACAAAACTATACGATCAGCTGATTTTTCACAGTCGCATTACGATTGGGCAAATATGCTCCCAGATTATAAGAATAAGAAAAGTACAGTACAGCAGAGAGATGCAGTAGCTTTGTTGATGAACGATGTAGGAATAGCAACCGCTATGCAGTACACCCCCCATGCAAGTGGTACACAAAGTTATATGGCTGAACGTGCCTTACGTGACTATTTTGACTATGACGCAGCTCTTATAGAACGCTCAGATGAGGGCATTGCCAACTTTGTGGATATTCTAAAAAAAGAAATACGCAACGGCTTTCCTCTTTATATGTCAGGCACAGCATCTGGTGGAGGCAGTGGACATGCATGGGTTTGTGACGGATTTGACAACGAAGACAGGTTTCATATGAATCTTGGTTGGGATGGTCAGGCTGACGGTTACTACTCGGTCACAGCCTTGAGCATCACTTCTACAGGGCAAGAATTTAATGGAAAACCACTTGCTTTTAATCGAAAACTACATGTCATAGCTATACATCCTAATAAGCCAAATACACCTAAATTAGATGCTGACATTGCGTATAAATCACCGAACATTTCCTTTAGACTTGGCAGCGAGATGGCTTTTATAGGCGATGTGCCTACTGTCCTATCTGATAATGTGAAGCTGATGTATTCCAATTTCACTAATCAAAGTAATGAGCCGTTCGAGGGTGAAGTCGGCGTGGGACTCTATGATGAGGAAGGAAAATTGGTAAAAACCTTTCCATATAGTAAGAAAGGGACAGACATATTTACCAAAGCTCATTTCATATATTCTGATGGGAAGATGGTATCTGGAGCTTTCATAGAAGAAGCCATAACCTTTACCCTTGATTTCTCTACACTGACCAATGGCATATACACTCTATCTCCTATTGCGGCTCGATTACAAAAAGATGCAACCTTAGGAGCATGGGTACGAATGAAGAAAGCACCACGTGTTGTAATGAAAGTTGAAAGTGGAAAGATTAGTTATTTAGAGTTACCCTCAAAGACTCCAAGCTATCAACTCGCTGCTGAACCTAAATTCTCCAGCAAGCTAATTACTGGAGAGACAAACAGCCTCCAATTGTATATTCATAAATTGGATGCACAACCCTTTGATGGAAGAGTAAAGGTAGACTTGATCAACAGTAGAAATGAGGTTATATATAGTTCACAGACAACAAGTATTGTTGACTTTGATATGTATGCCACAACGCGGGTAAGATTACCATTCAATCTTCCTTATGGAGTTACTCCTGGTGAATATCATTTGCGGACAACTATCACCAACGTAGACAACCAGATCTGTCAAGTGCATGACAGACCTTTACAGGAACCTTACAAGGTTCAGGTTGAGGATGGAAAGAAGCCAGAAACCTTTGCAAACATACGTATATTCATTCAGGATAATAGTGAAAATAGCATACCAAGCGAAGAGATAAATGTATTAAAAAGTCCAACTTTCAGAATTAACTGTATGGCTTTTCTTGGAAAGAATGTTCATTACAAGAGTAGTTTGACACTGTATCTAATTGATAATCAAACAGACGTATCTATCCCTGTAATGAAGACCCCATTGCAAGTAGATCTCACCAAGGAAGGTTCTATGACGATGATAACAAGCGACTGGATAGACCCTAAAGTTGAGCAACTCATCAACAACCGTCGTTACCGAGTGGCACTGATAGGTGTAGAAGATGGTAGAAACATTGATTTAATACCTTCCTCACTCAAGCCAACATTCATTTCCATTATCAACAATGGTGTAACGAATGGGATAAACGAAACTCGTTTTAAGGATATAATACAATTCTCTGACGGACGCTTATACGTACAACAGCAGGGATTGAAGCGCGTAGAAGTCTATGCTATGAATGGCGCACTTGTAACAAGCAGCACTGCAAATGGTGCCGACAACCTGTCCCTCACCTTGCCAAAGGGAACCTACGTGGTACGTATAACCACACAAGGAGGTCGCTACACAAGCGTTATCCGATAA
- the kbl gene encoding glycine C-acetyltransferase, whose protein sequence is MYGKMKEHLSNALAEIKEAGLYKEERIIESPQSAAIEVKGKEVLNFCANNYLGLSNHPRLIEGAKKMMDKRGFGMSSVRFICGTQDGHKELEAAISDYFKTEDTILYAACFDANGGVFEPLLTDQDAIISDALNHASIIDGVRLCKAKRYRYANADMADLERCLQEAQEQRFRIIVTDGVFSMDGNVAPVDKICDLAEKYNALVMVDESHSAGVVGATGHGVSELCKTYDRVDIYTGTLGKAFGGALGGFTTGRKEIIDMLRQRSRPYLFSNSLAPCIIGASLEVFKMLKESNELHDKLVENVNYFRDKMMAAGFDIKPTQSAICAVMLYDAKLSQVYAAKLLDEGIYVTGFYYPVVPKGEARIRVQLSAGHNREQLDKCIDAFIKIGKELGVLK, encoded by the coding sequence ATGTATGGTAAGATGAAAGAACATCTCAGTAATGCACTTGCTGAGATTAAAGAAGCAGGACTTTACAAAGAGGAAAGAATAATTGAGAGTCCTCAAAGTGCGGCAATCGAGGTGAAAGGCAAGGAGGTTCTGAACTTCTGTGCTAACAACTATCTTGGTCTTTCTAATCATCCACGTTTGATAGAAGGTGCTAAGAAGATGATGGACAAACGTGGATTCGGTATGTCCTCTGTTCGTTTTATCTGCGGAACGCAGGATGGTCACAAGGAACTTGAAGCTGCAATCTCTGACTACTTCAAGACAGAAGACACCATTCTTTACGCTGCTTGCTTTGACGCTAATGGTGGAGTCTTTGAACCATTGCTCACCGATCAGGATGCTATTATCTCTGATGCGCTCAACCATGCTTCTATTATTGATGGTGTACGTCTTTGTAAGGCGAAGCGTTATCGTTACGCAAATGCCGACATGGCAGACCTTGAGCGTTGTTTGCAGGAGGCACAGGAACAGCGTTTCCGTATCATCGTTACTGATGGTGTGTTCTCAATGGACGGTAACGTAGCTCCAGTTGATAAGATTTGCGACCTCGCTGAGAAGTATAACGCGCTTGTGATGGTTGATGAGTCTCACTCTGCTGGTGTTGTTGGTGCTACTGGTCATGGTGTAAGCGAACTCTGTAAGACCTACGACCGTGTGGATATCTACACGGGTACACTCGGTAAAGCATTTGGTGGTGCGCTCGGTGGATTTACCACTGGTCGCAAGGAAATCATTGATATGCTTCGTCAGCGCAGTCGCCCATACCTCTTCTCTAACTCACTTGCACCTTGTATTATCGGTGCCAGCCTTGAAGTCTTCAAGATGTTGAAGGAGAGCAATGAACTTCATGACAAGTTGGTTGAGAACGTTAACTACTTCCGTGACAAGATGATGGCTGCTGGTTTTGATATTAAACCAACCCAGAGTGCTATCTGTGCAGTTATGCTTTACGATGCTAAGTTGTCTCAGGTATATGCAGCTAAACTCCTCGATGAGGGTATCTATGTGACAGGTTTCTATTATCCAGTAGTACCAAAGGGCGAGGCTCGTATTCGTGTTCAGCTCTCAGCAGGTCACAACCGTGAACAGCTTGACAAGTGTATTGATGCTTTCATCAAGATTGGTAAAGAACTTGGTGTCTTGAAATAG
- a CDS encoding NAD-dependent epimerase/dehydratase family protein: MKNVLVIGSTGQIGSELTRELRKRYGNDGIVAGYIKGAEPKGELKESGPAAEADVTNPEMIANVVKKYNIDTIYNLAALLSVVAEQKPRLAWKIGIDGLWNILEVARENNCAVFTPSSIGSFGLSTPHTKTPQDTVQRPGTIYGVSKVTTELLSDYYFKKYGVDTRSVRFPGLISYVTPPGGGTTDYAVDIYYSAVRGEKFVCPIKKGTLMDMMYMPDGLHAAISLMEADPTRLVHRNGFNIASMSFDPEEIFNAIKRYKPDFEMEYDIDPLKQRIADSWPDSLDDSCARAEWDWKPQYDLDAMTVDMLKNLEAKLK; this comes from the coding sequence ATGAAAAATGTATTGGTCATAGGCTCTACAGGTCAAATCGGCTCAGAGCTTACCCGAGAACTGAGAAAACGTTATGGAAACGACGGCATTGTTGCTGGTTACATTAAAGGAGCAGAACCTAAAGGTGAACTGAAAGAAAGCGGTCCAGCAGCAGAAGCCGATGTTACTAACCCAGAGATGATTGCCAATGTTGTCAAGAAATACAACATTGACACCATCTACAACCTTGCTGCATTACTCTCTGTAGTGGCAGAACAGAAGCCACGATTGGCTTGGAAAATTGGTATTGATGGTCTGTGGAACATCCTGGAAGTGGCACGTGAGAACAACTGTGCTGTCTTTACTCCAAGTTCTATTGGCTCTTTCGGTCTGAGCACTCCTCACACAAAGACACCGCAAGACACTGTTCAACGCCCTGGCACCATCTATGGCGTTTCAAAGGTAACCACAGAGTTGCTCAGTGACTACTATTTTAAGAAGTACGGTGTTGACACACGTTCAGTACGTTTCCCAGGTTTGATTTCCTACGTTACACCTCCTGGTGGCGGTACTACTGACTACGCAGTTGACATTTATTATTCAGCTGTTCGTGGAGAGAAGTTTGTGTGTCCTATCAAGAAGGGAACACTGATGGACATGATGTATATGCCTGATGGGTTGCACGCTGCTATCTCTTTGATGGAAGCTGACCCTACACGCCTGGTTCATCGCAATGGTTTCAACATTGCTTCTATGAGCTTCGACCCTGAAGAAATCTTCAATGCTATCAAGCGTTATAAGCCTGACTTTGAGATGGAATACGATATAGACCCACTCAAACAGCGTATTGCTGACAGCTGGCCAGACAGTCTTGACGATAGTTGTGCACGCGCTGAGTGGGATTGGAAACCTCAGTATGACCTTGATGCCATGACTGTTGATATGCTGAAGAACCTTGAAGCTAAGTTGAAATAA
- a CDS encoding SPFH domain-containing protein gives MNSPKKLLIPAVLVGFLCIAGLAFFSFVNPSYDQEAALKMKPIFFGSTRVADDPVNSITLIAPTTTAVYFNILPQKMQFQFDDLLSNDNTPLDVNMYMIIQVKKGQTPDLLRNYGENWFENFIEPYFRNKVREYVSSCSPFDLMSNREVLAKFDDRIKQSMRQYVASLSKKANFPIDIQQVITDRVMPNKEQLEEMNKTAASIQAKQTQEKRAEMELARAKAERNKAVADKAYMTELNLSPSQFIQLRAWDVIEKKNGANIDVLFGGGETPMWNIRR, from the coding sequence ATGAATAGTCCCAAAAAATTATTGATTCCTGCAGTACTTGTCGGCTTTCTCTGCATTGCCGGTCTTGCTTTTTTCTCATTTGTGAATCCTTCCTACGACCAAGAAGCTGCCTTGAAGATGAAACCAATCTTCTTTGGTAGTACGCGTGTTGCTGACGACCCAGTTAATTCAATCACACTGATAGCACCAACAACGACTGCCGTCTACTTCAATATTTTACCACAGAAGATGCAGTTCCAGTTTGATGATTTGCTCTCAAATGATAATACTCCACTTGATGTTAATATGTATATGATTATTCAAGTGAAGAAAGGACAGACCCCTGATTTGTTGAGAAACTATGGAGAGAACTGGTTTGAGAACTTTATTGAACCTTATTTCCGCAATAAAGTACGTGAGTATGTATCCTCTTGTTCACCATTCGACTTGATGAGTAACCGTGAGGTGCTTGCTAAGTTTGATGACCGTATCAAGCAGTCTATGCGCCAATATGTTGCTTCTCTATCAAAAAAAGCAAACTTCCCTATTGACATTCAGCAGGTAATTACCGACCGTGTGATGCCTAACAAGGAGCAATTGGAGGAAATGAACAAGACTGCTGCAAGTATTCAGGCTAAGCAGACACAGGAGAAACGTGCCGAAATGGAACTTGCACGTGCTAAGGCTGAGCGTAATAAGGCGGTGGCTGACAAGGCTTATATGACAGAGTTGAACCTTTCACCATCACAGTTTATTCAGCTGCGTGCATGGGATGTTATCGAGAAGAAGAATGGTGCAAACATAGATGTTCTCTTCGGAGGTGGTGAAACTCCGATGTGGAATATTCGTCGATAA